In a single window of the Podarcis raffonei isolate rPodRaf1 chromosome 14, rPodRaf1.pri, whole genome shotgun sequence genome:
- the LOC128401760 gene encoding cytochrome c oxidase assembly protein COX19, with amino-acid sequence MSTAMNFGTKSFKPRPPDKGAFPLDHFGECTAFKEKFMKCLRENSFENALCRQESKEYLECRMERQLMAKEPLAKLGFKDLIEEKSETQQETL; translated from the exons ATGTCTACGGCTATGAACTTCGGGACGAAAAGCTTCAAGCCGAGGCCGCCGGACAAAGGCGCATTCCCTCTGGATCATTTCG GTGAATGTACAGCTTTCAAAGAAAAATTCATGAAGTGTCTGAGGGAGAACAGCTTTGAGAATGCATTGTGCAGGCAGGAATCAAAGGAATATTTAGAATGCAGAATGGAGAG acAACTTATGGCCAAAGAACCATTGGCAAAATTGGGATTTAAAGACCTAATAGAAGAAAAATCAGAAACCCAACAGGAGACATTGTGA